In one window of Desulfovibrio sp. DNA:
- a CDS encoding tetratricopeptide repeat protein, giving the protein MNKKIPAGIRQTHLPFCEGFVVNLRRLLCRFGRSFCIFLLGVASVGLSPFSAHALSWSWSAAENGAERLHLQLDAPDQINSLARSGSNSLTLYLNSGARSTPSFTPDGPMPAQGSLLESAGLVDGHVRILLSSRTVRHAVHRTAPDKLDIEFFAAGKGTSAPTGETASPAREKNSQAAAVALPSEPGGFVHDRDALGDGRSKPTATVSGIASGTAFGTISETQASAFATATASYRFGEAALANPSDSAADGLGETLRHTLGHESTLPFSQLAPLARLAQLAQSAQSSEKTPLIKSPASSGEAFSDRIWDLLGFSQAHAAQQSADPTAAASAGAAPASLQTLGERGRMVDRQTVFGQINTGGPEDWPEDKALSTVTEALGNAEPTRADQAQGEPGAPAPQSTSVTSRQENGTAGPADHNEAAHISAGGSLPSANGATASEVAPVSGAPVSGAPVGLEKGEQQQGEQTQKSEQAQPGASGGAPSATSAVLPPATPASTAPTPSAPVPAPTPPAAQPVQSAAQSGSAKQDRPSGSGGVSGKVSGQTLGLPSSQHAPEAPAKEPEERPVIYVDEQGNPVSRPIKPEVVMEEAERLLRERKYVEALPQLEKLKSLPGISPEMLEKTLYYISDCAWARYADNPLAGYEAIVSATSEAMNANLRSPRVPEALLRLGLANVNVGNLVDAGGYIVALLRRYPDYPGVAQGFTALGKAQLKRGLNERAEQSFSIVLDKYPESSYLQEASVGLAEAFSNQKKFQNAQLILDFISKRWPRYYIDQPSFLLLQAATDKALGKMPAALNLYWLYYNLVPANSGNDALLLELGDIYARQGVWITAEFVYRYVERQYAGTSPAALARLRLAEKGIYDSPISYAQMSAVFAKAGSGTLWKVYNDLAASSKTAPEAVLARLKEAMWLFWDKKYTEAMGKAADFIDAYPDNANVPEARDLIWEAFQKELANSLAENNYGRILILWNGFPLVRERYGAPDPRMRYVLAQGLLERGDEAAALALLTDFLKSPMDPNYGEAAFTEFFNRYLKAGAWDKVLDLGKLVSTWPMNKQLRNQLDYAMALSAQNLNLTGPALAMWAQLAERQDIPLYQRAYATYFLARDAEERKDIKNAYALNRKVVELFTQLQDERSDKADPQRIKDALAALMDISEVANRVPEALDWVERYNVYAPPQSPEYPGLRFREARLYRKLGDAARAQALLEDIVRNYPGSPFAQAAASELRTFEVSRDLQNFLPGAAAAPQGSPASQGSSAPQGASGQ; this is encoded by the coding sequence GTGAATAAAAAGATACCCGCTGGCATACGCCAAACTCATCTTCCCTTTTGTGAAGGTTTTGTCGTCAATCTGCGCCGTCTTCTGTGCCGGTTCGGGCGATCTTTTTGTATTTTTCTTCTGGGGGTCGCAAGCGTAGGGCTGAGTCCCTTCAGCGCTCACGCCCTTTCGTGGAGCTGGTCAGCGGCTGAAAATGGCGCTGAAAGGCTGCACCTGCAACTGGATGCCCCGGATCAGATCAACAGTCTTGCCCGTTCGGGCAGCAATTCCTTAACGCTTTACTTGAACTCTGGTGCGCGCTCTACGCCTTCGTTCACGCCTGACGGCCCCATGCCCGCCCAGGGATCGCTGCTCGAAAGCGCCGGTCTGGTTGACGGCCACGTGCGCATTCTGCTTTCTTCCCGCACCGTGCGGCATGCTGTGCACCGCACAGCGCCCGACAAGCTGGATATAGAATTTTTTGCCGCTGGAAAGGGGACATCAGCCCCAACAGGTGAAACCGCCAGCCCGGCAAGGGAAAAAAACTCCCAGGCCGCAGCCGTGGCCCTGCCTTCTGAGCCAGGCGGTTTTGTGCATGACAGGGATGCTTTGGGCGACGGCCGGAGCAAGCCGACTGCCACAGTTTCTGGCATAGCTTCCGGCACAGCTTTCGGCACAATTTCCGAAACACAGGCGTCAGCCTTTGCCACTGCTACTGCAAGCTACCGCTTTGGCGAGGCTGCTTTGGCAAATCCTTCAGACAGTGCTGCGGATGGCCTTGGCGAAACCTTGCGGCACACGCTTGGCCATGAATCGACCCTGCCATTTTCGCAGTTGGCCCCGCTGGCCCGACTGGCCCAACTGGCGCAGTCGGCGCAATCGAGTGAAAAAACGCCTTTAATAAAATCCCCCGCATCCAGTGGTGAAGCATTTTCTGACAGGATTTGGGACTTGCTGGGCTTTTCCCAAGCGCATGCGGCGCAGCAATCCGCTGATCCGACGGCCGCGGCCTCGGCTGGCGCAGCGCCAGCTTCCCTGCAAACGCTTGGAGAGCGGGGGAGAATGGTTGACCGGCAGACGGTGTTCGGCCAGATAAACACCGGGGGGCCGGAAGATTGGCCGGAAGACAAGGCGCTTTCCACTGTGACCGAGGCTCTGGGCAACGCAGAGCCCACCCGCGCCGATCAGGCCCAAGGCGAACCGGGCGCGCCAGCACCGCAAAGCACCAGCGTAACTTCACGGCAAGAAAACGGCACAGCCGGGCCCGCAGACCATAATGAAGCTGCCCATATTTCAGCAGGAGGCAGCCTGCCTTCAGCCAATGGAGCCACCGCGTCAGAGGTTGCGCCAGTTTCCGGAGCGCCAGTTTCCGGAGCGCCAGTTGGACTGGAGAAGGGTGAACAGCAGCAGGGTGAACAGACGCAAAAAAGCGAACAGGCGCAGCCAGGTGCCTCAGGCGGCGCTCCATCGGCAACTTCTGCTGTTTTGCCGCCAGCCACACCCGCTTCAACCGCACCAACTCCATCCGCACCCGTACCCGCACCAACTCCACCCGCTGCGCAGCCCGTGCAAAGCGCTGCGCAGTCCGGCTCTGCCAAACAGGACAGGCCGTCCGGCTCTGGCGGAGTATCCGGTAAGGTAAGCGGGCAAACTCTGGGCCTGCCTTCATCTCAGCATGCGCCCGAAGCTCCCGCCAAAGAGCCGGAAGAGCGCCCCGTCATTTACGTGGATGAACAGGGCAATCCCGTATCCAGGCCCATCAAGCCTGAAGTTGTAATGGAAGAAGCCGAGCGGCTCCTTCGCGAGCGCAAGTATGTCGAGGCTTTGCCGCAGCTTGAAAAGCTCAAAAGTCTCCCCGGAATCAGTCCGGAGATGCTGGAAAAAACACTCTATTACATCAGTGATTGCGCGTGGGCGCGCTATGCGGACAATCCGCTTGCGGGATATGAAGCCATTGTGTCCGCCACCAGTGAGGCAATGAACGCCAACCTGCGGTCTCCACGTGTGCCCGAAGCCCTGCTGCGCCTGGGCCTGGCAAATGTTAACGTTGGCAACCTGGTGGACGCGGGGGGCTACATTGTGGCTCTGCTGCGCCGTTATCCTGACTATCCAGGCGTTGCGCAAGGGTTCACAGCGTTGGGGAAGGCCCAGTTGAAGCGCGGTCTCAATGAGCGCGCAGAGCAGTCTTTTTCCATCGTTTTGGATAAATACCCGGAATCTTCCTATTTGCAGGAAGCTTCCGTGGGACTTGCCGAAGCCTTCAGCAATCAGAAAAAATTTCAGAATGCCCAGCTTATACTTGATTTCATAAGCAAGCGCTGGCCCCGGTACTATATAGACCAACCGTCCTTTTTGCTTTTGCAGGCAGCCACTGACAAGGCTTTGGGCAAAATGCCCGCAGCCCTCAACCTGTACTGGCTTTACTACAATCTTGTGCCCGCCAATTCCGGCAATGACGCTCTTTTACTGGAACTGGGCGATATCTATGCCCGTCAGGGCGTCTGGATCACGGCGGAATTTGTTTACCGCTATGTGGAACGCCAGTATGCCGGGACGTCACCCGCGGCCCTGGCCAGGCTCCGTCTGGCGGAGAAGGGCATTTACGATTCTCCCATTTCCTATGCCCAGATGAGCGCAGTGTTCGCCAAGGCAGGCAGTGGGACATTATGGAAGGTGTACAATGATCTGGCGGCGAGTTCCAAAACCGCGCCAGAGGCTGTCCTGGCCCGCCTCAAAGAGGCCATGTGGCTGTTTTGGGATAAAAAATATACTGAAGCCATGGGCAAGGCCGCCGATTTTATAGACGCCTATCCTGACAACGCCAATGTTCCCGAAGCCCGTGATCTTATCTGGGAAGCTTTTCAGAAAGAACTGGCCAACTCCCTGGCCGAGAATAATTACGGGCGCATCCTTATACTTTGGAACGGCTTTCCACTTGTGCGCGAGCGTTACGGCGCTCCTGATCCGCGCATGCGCTATGTTTTGGCCCAAGGTCTGCTTGAACGCGGAGATGAAGCCGCCGCCTTGGCCCTGCTGACAGATTTTTTGAAAAGCCCTATGGATCCCAACTATGGTGAAGCGGCTTTTACGGAATTTTTCAACCGGTACCTCAAAGCTGGCGCTTGGGATAAGGTGCTTGATCTTGGCAAGCTTGTTTCCACCTGGCCCATGAACAAGCAGTTGCGCAACCAGCTCGACTACGCCATGGCCCTGTCTGCCCAAAATCTCAACCTTACCGGGCCGGCGCTGGCCATGTGGGCGCAGCTGGCAGAAAGGCAGGATATTCCGCTGTATCAACGCGCCTACGCGACGTACTTTTTGGCGCGTGACGCTGAGGAACGAAAGGACATCAAGAACGCGTACGCACTCAACCGCAAGGTTGTTGAGCTTTTTACCCAGTTGCAGGATGAGCGTTCGGACAAGGCTGACCCGCAGCGTATCAAGGATGCCCTGGCTGCGCTTATGGACATCAGCGAAGTGGCCAACCGTGTTCCTGAAGCGCTGGATTGGGTTGAACGCTATAATGTCTACGCGCCACCACAATCGCCGGAATACCCAGGCCTGCGATTCCGTGAGGCGCGGCTCTACCGCAAGCTTGGCGATGCCGCGCGTGCGCAGGCCCTGCTGGAAGACATCGTACGCAACTATCCCGGTTCACCATTTGCCCAGGCAGCCGCCAGTGAACTGCGAACTTTTGAGGTATCACGCGACCTGCAGAATTTTCTGCCTGGCGCAGCCGCTGCGCCACAGGGATCTCCTGCGTCACAAGGCTCCTCTGCGCCGCAGGGCGCTTCCGGCCAATAA
- the bioB gene encoding biotin synthase BioB, whose amino-acid sequence MTVNYTANTPAEALELLSLSDEQLFASASHLRTATFGNKVTLCAIINARSGNCGMDCRFCSQSRHNHTPIEVFSLLPDEELRARILALAEQPVARIGIVTSGGALSGEEFERLAGVLQSLPESARKRVCASLGRLDASQLALLADIGLDRYHHNLETSREFYPSVCTTQTWSQRSDTVARVQKAGMTACTGGLFGLGESWHDRIDFAFSLKEMGVNNVPINFLHPHPETPLAGQPPLAASEALRIIALFRHILPKATLRVCGGRPLVLGQRQKELFHAGANALMTGDYLTTHGRGLADDLAMIANLGLEVDCVSHC is encoded by the coding sequence ATGACTGTAAACTACACAGCGAATACTCCTGCGGAGGCGCTGGAGCTTTTATCGCTTTCAGATGAGCAACTTTTTGCCAGCGCCTCACATCTTCGTACAGCAACATTCGGCAACAAGGTGACGCTTTGTGCCATTATCAACGCACGAAGCGGAAACTGCGGCATGGACTGCAGGTTTTGCTCGCAAAGCAGGCACAACCATACGCCTATTGAAGTGTTTTCCTTGCTGCCTGATGAGGAATTGCGTGCCCGCATCCTTGCGTTGGCTGAACAGCCTGTTGCGCGCATCGGCATTGTGACCAGCGGCGGCGCGTTGAGTGGTGAAGAGTTTGAGCGTCTGGCGGGCGTGCTGCAATCTTTGCCTGAGTCTGCGCGCAAACGTGTTTGCGCGTCGCTCGGCAGACTTGATGCAAGCCAGCTGGCCCTGTTGGCTGACATCGGGCTTGACAGGTATCACCACAATCTTGAAACCTCTCGTGAATTTTATCCAAGCGTCTGCACCACGCAAACCTGGAGCCAGCGCAGCGATACTGTGGCTCGCGTGCAAAAGGCGGGTATGACGGCCTGTACCGGCGGCCTGTTCGGCCTTGGGGAAAGCTGGCATGACCGTATCGATTTCGCTTTCAGCCTTAAAGAAATGGGCGTGAACAACGTACCCATAAATTTTCTGCATCCGCATCCCGAGACGCCTCTTGCCGGGCAGCCGCCGCTTGCAGCAAGTGAAGCCTTGCGTATCATTGCCCTTTTCAGGCACATCCTGCCCAAAGCAACATTGCGCGTGTGCGGCGGCAGGCCCCTGGTGCTTGGCCAGCGGCAGAAAGAACTTTTTCATGCCGGAGCCAACGCGCTCATGACCGGCGACTATCTCACCACACATGGGCGAGGGTTGGCCGATGACCTTGCAATGATAGCCAATCTTGGGTTGGAGGTTGACTGTGTCTCCCATTGCTGA
- a CDS encoding sodium:solute symporter family protein translates to MIFLLAYVAVLFLHAWFMARRRPDKDTYFVNGRRSSAGLVALSIVASCVGGSATMGMAGLAWQVGVPAIWWLMSGSLGLVLLSLFLARKVRRSGAMTMPEMLTTFLGAPSRSLASVIIVTAWLAILAAQFSALATIIAPLANIEKNTAMFVGAAVLVGHTLAGGQASVMKTDIWQFGILLLSLAIALLLALHLGGGQALSAVRLEVFNAQFPISKLRYFLLILGGSYVVCPMLFGRMLTARNERAARNGGLVAAAGLTLTAALIVALGIACRDLVPAGTAPEQVLTTALLTHLPSWAATLILLGIFSAIFSAADSCLITAASVCSNDILRKPGVRTCRLCLILLGIMGLVLALPGKGILSLLLMANDIYVCGVVIPVFIGMLLHGKVHFHPWGMALAIVGGGGLGLTAALTGVSDWSFAGLAFSLVMSLAAARRFPRPARTEASAQADPGI, encoded by the coding sequence GTGATTTTTCTGCTGGCGTATGTTGCCGTTCTGTTTTTACACGCATGGTTTATGGCGCGCCGCCGCCCTGACAAGGATACCTACTTTGTTAATGGACGGCGCAGTTCCGCTGGTTTGGTGGCCTTGTCCATTGTGGCTTCCTGCGTGGGCGGTTCCGCCACTATGGGCATGGCCGGGCTGGCGTGGCAGGTGGGGGTTCCCGCCATCTGGTGGCTTATGTCGGGCTCCCTCGGGCTGGTTTTGCTGAGCCTTTTTCTGGCCCGCAAGGTACGCCGCAGCGGGGCCATGACCATGCCGGAAATGCTCACCACGTTTTTGGGGGCTCCCAGCCGTTCCCTGGCCTCCGTCATCATCGTAACGGCATGGCTGGCCATTCTTGCGGCGCAGTTCAGCGCATTGGCCACAATCATAGCCCCTCTGGCAAATATTGAAAAAAATACGGCCATGTTCGTGGGGGCGGCTGTGCTGGTGGGGCACACGCTGGCTGGCGGTCAGGCCTCGGTGATGAAAACCGATATCTGGCAGTTCGGCATTTTGCTGCTTTCATTGGCCATAGCGCTTTTGCTGGCGCTTCACCTTGGAGGCGGGCAGGCGCTTTCTGCCGTGCGGCTGGAAGTGTTCAATGCGCAGTTTCCCATTTCAAAGCTGCGCTATTTTCTTCTCATTCTTGGCGGAAGTTATGTGGTCTGCCCTATGCTTTTCGGGCGCATGCTCACGGCCCGTAACGAGCGGGCGGCACGCAACGGCGGGCTTGTGGCAGCGGCAGGGCTTACGCTCACTGCGGCCCTGATTGTGGCTCTTGGCATTGCCTGCCGTGACCTTGTACCCGCCGGAACAGCGCCCGAACAGGTGTTGACCACTGCCTTGCTGACCCACCTGCCATCATGGGCGGCCACACTCATCCTGCTTGGTATTTTCAGCGCCATTTTTTCCGCTGCGGATTCCTGCCTGATCACCGCCGCCTCGGTGTGCAGCAACGACATTTTGCGCAAGCCCGGCGTAAGAACGTGCCGTCTGTGCCTGATCCTGCTTGGAATTATGGGGCTTGTCCTGGCGCTGCCGGGCAAAGGCATTCTTTCCCTGCTGCTTATGGCCAACGATATTTATGTGTGCGGCGTGGTGATTCCTGTTTTTATCGGCATGCTCCTGCACGGCAAGGTGCATTTTCACCCCTGGGGAATGGCGCTGGCCATTGTGGGAGGGGGCGGGCTTGGGCTCACGGCCGCGCTAACCGGCGTCAGCGACTGGAGTTTTGCTGGTCTGGCGTTTTCGCTGGTCATGAGCCTTGCGGCTGCCCGCCGTTTTCCCCGCCCTGCGCGGACGGAGGCATCGGCACAGGCAGACCCCGGAATATAA
- a CDS encoding DUF4851 domain-containing protein: MKVLRHVCMLALLAMLLAGCNAALQRGMVGPVYVSTARPAISLTVKDMPLIAGGQGQCSLTWTSAMGGLPVSVWLAAYGQGTPQSPLAIVAQAELPQRWYWDSDSTPPFSVDHATEVIGDTEFSASTFIVDSSRDPFPLLAGIKPGMPPVRWLVRSFTSRFNFNLGKVVLEYREPLPEQMAFLDVLTIAQTDQLKAFEQRARNTFAVGRIPENLNGLADPYLKNILWQFMDQRFLGTVSQNDTFKVN, from the coding sequence ATGAAAGTATTGCGTCACGTTTGTATGTTGGCGCTTCTGGCGATGCTTCTTGCCGGTTGCAATGCGGCCCTGCAGCGTGGGATGGTTGGGCCTGTTTATGTGTCAACGGCGCGCCCGGCTATCAGTCTGACGGTCAAGGACATGCCCTTGATCGCAGGTGGCCAGGGGCAGTGCAGCCTCACCTGGACAAGCGCTATGGGCGGGCTGCCCGTGTCTGTATGGCTGGCCGCTTACGGTCAGGGCACGCCGCAATCTCCGCTTGCAATTGTGGCGCAGGCGGAACTGCCGCAACGCTGGTACTGGGACAGTGATTCCACGCCGCCTTTCAGCGTGGATCACGCAACCGAGGTAATTGGCGACACCGAATTTTCAGCCAGTACTTTTATTGTAGACAGTTCGCGCGATCCCTTTCCACTTCTGGCCGGGATTAAGCCTGGCATGCCTCCGGTGCGCTGGCTTGTGCGCAGCTTTACTTCCCGGTTCAACTTTAATCTCGGCAAGGTTGTCCTGGAGTATCGCGAACCCCTTCCCGAGCAGATGGCTTTTCTTGACGTGCTGACCATCGCGCAGACCGATCAGTTGAAGGCATTTGAGCAACGTGCCAGAAATACCTTTGCTGTCGGCAGGATACCCGAAAATTTGAACGGACTTGCTGATCCTTACCTGAAAAACATTCTTTGGCAGTTCATGGATCAACGCTTTTTGGGAACTGTATCACAGAACGATACTTTTAAGGTAAACTGA
- a CDS encoding MucR family transcriptional regulator, with protein sequence MDDYLKEALEITRAQAGVRVMSEEEIATFIQRVALGIRAVAEGETPVEMDSLEMAQEARKSVKEKSVTCLECGKSFKILTKRHLAGHSMSTAEYREKWGFKKDAPLVCKALQRERRKKMKDMKLWEKRRKVQ encoded by the coding sequence ATGGACGACTATTTGAAAGAAGCTCTGGAAATCACCAGGGCGCAGGCCGGTGTGCGGGTGATGAGCGAAGAAGAAATAGCTACTTTCATTCAGAGGGTGGCTCTTGGCATTCGCGCCGTGGCCGAAGGTGAAACTCCGGTTGAAATGGACAGCCTTGAAATGGCCCAAGAGGCCCGTAAGTCTGTCAAGGAAAAGTCCGTTACTTGCCTTGAGTGTGGCAAAAGCTTCAAAATTCTGACCAAACGCCACCTCGCTGGCCACAGCATGAGCACTGCGGAATATCGCGAAAAATGGGGCTTCAAGAAAGATGCTCCGCTGGTCTGCAAGGCCCTTCAGCGTGAACGCCGCAAAAAGATGAAAGATATGAAGCTGTGGGAAAAAAGACGTAAAGTCCAATAA
- the bioA gene encoding adenosylmethionine--8-amino-7-oxononanoate transaminase has product MSPIAEPHMYAQEARPLRGIFVAGSGTDVGKTVCTGALLRCLRQENVAVQAVKPVQTGVRADDVASSPLSDAFVYAKAMQGIKSMQGLQPSAVLHCFELPASPHLAAAKENKRLSCRSLREDILAHWRAVPARALLLEGAGGLRVPLNDDEDILDLMSMLGLPVLLAGGNYLGGLNHILLSVEALRHHGLVLAGVALTPTADPAMNCPGVDVAGLLADNARILRKKLEGMDCAAPVVELPRLEKLDWSGWERLTDLLRPIALQMAQRWSEKGQGSLEFLEQERLIQRDRKTVWHPYASATDVPPLNAVSHTFANRMVLADGEELVDGMSSWWAAIHGYNHPRLLDALHSQAGRMPHVMFGGLTHEPAVALAEHLLEFMPDGLDRVFFADSGSVAVEVALKMALQYQQSRGESQRTRFLAPRGGYHGDTIGAMSVCDPVTGMHSLFSGILPRQLFMERPSCRFDQPFDPACLDDARRMFAEHGKELAAVILEPVVQGAGGMWFYHPEYLRELVRLCRQADTLLIFDEIATGFGRTGKMFAAEWAEVSPDILCCGKGLTGGMLTLAATACSRQVAEGICRDDGVFMHGPTFMANALACAVAGASLDMLASGDWRKQVDDIELALREGLAGCQGLPDVVDVRVLGAIGVVEMRDPVNTRALQHFFVEHGVWLRPFNHLIYLMPPYVTPVEDVAQLCAAVEKALHMGVYLL; this is encoded by the coding sequence GTGTCTCCCATTGCTGAACCGCATATGTACGCGCAGGAAGCACGGCCCCTGCGGGGTATTTTTGTGGCTGGTTCCGGCACGGATGTGGGCAAGACAGTATGCACGGGCGCGTTATTGCGTTGCCTGCGCCAGGAAAACGTGGCCGTGCAGGCGGTCAAGCCTGTGCAGACGGGCGTGCGGGCCGATGATGTTGCGTCGTCTCCCTTGTCTGACGCTTTTGTTTACGCAAAGGCCATGCAGGGCATAAAATCCATGCAAGGGCTGCAACCGTCGGCGGTTCTTCACTGTTTCGAGTTGCCAGCCTCGCCGCATCTTGCTGCCGCCAAAGAAAACAAGCGCCTGAGTTGCCGGAGCCTGCGCGAGGACATTCTTGCCCACTGGCGGGCTGTCCCGGCCAGGGCGCTTTTGCTGGAAGGCGCAGGAGGATTGCGCGTTCCCCTCAATGATGACGAGGACATACTGGATCTGATGTCCATGCTGGGCTTGCCCGTCCTGCTGGCTGGCGGCAACTATCTTGGCGGACTCAATCATATTTTGCTTTCCGTTGAAGCTCTGCGCCATCACGGACTTGTTCTGGCCGGGGTTGCCCTGACCCCCACAGCCGATCCTGCCATGAACTGCCCTGGCGTGGATGTGGCGGGCCTTCTGGCGGACAATGCCCGTATTCTGCGTAAAAAGCTCGAAGGTATGGACTGTGCTGCGCCCGTGGTCGAGCTGCCGCGCCTTGAAAAACTGGATTGGTCCGGCTGGGAAAGGCTGACAGATCTGCTGCGGCCCATAGCGCTGCAAATGGCCCAGCGCTGGTCTGAAAAAGGCCAGGGATCTTTGGAATTTCTGGAACAGGAACGCCTCATACAGCGAGACAGAAAAACGGTCTGGCATCCCTATGCCTCGGCCACGGATGTTCCGCCACTTAACGCCGTCAGCCATACTTTTGCCAACCGCATGGTGCTTGCTGACGGAGAAGAGCTTGTTGACGGCATGTCGTCCTGGTGGGCGGCCATCCACGGGTATAATCATCCGCGCCTGCTTGATGCCCTGCATTCCCAGGCTGGACGCATGCCCCACGTCATGTTCGGCGGCCTCACCCATGAACCGGCCGTGGCCCTGGCTGAGCATTTGCTTGAGTTTATGCCTGATGGTTTGGATCGGGTTTTTTTTGCGGATTCCGGTTCGGTTGCCGTTGAAGTGGCCCTGAAAATGGCCTTGCAATATCAGCAGAGCAGGGGAGAGAGTCAGCGTACCCGTTTTTTGGCCCCACGCGGGGGCTACCATGGCGACACCATCGGGGCCATGTCTGTCTGTGATCCGGTTACAGGCATGCACAGCCTCTTTTCGGGCATACTGCCTCGGCAGCTTTTCATGGAGCGTCCTTCGTGCCGTTTCGACCAGCCCTTTGATCCCGCATGCCTTGATGATGCCCGCCGCATGTTCGCAGAGCATGGCAAGGAGCTTGCCGCCGTTATCCTTGAGCCTGTGGTGCAGGGCGCGGGGGGCATGTGGTTTTACCATCCCGAGTATCTGCGCGAGCTTGTGCGGTTGTGCAGGCAAGCAGACACGCTTTTGATATTTGATGAAATTGCCACAGGCTTTGGCCGCACGGGCAAGATGTTTGCCGCTGAATGGGCCGAAGTGAGCCCTGATATTCTTTGCTGCGGCAAGGGGCTTACCGGGGGTATGCTCACGCTGGCGGCCACTGCCTGCAGCAGGCAGGTTGCGGAAGGTATTTGCCGGGATGACGGCGTTTTTATGCACGGGCCCACCTTTATGGCCAATGCTCTGGCTTGCGCCGTGGCCGGAGCCAGCCTTGACATGCTGGCGTCGGGCGACTGGCGAAAGCAGGTGGACGATATTGAACTTGCGTTGCGCGAGGGATTGGCAGGCTGTCAGGGGCTGCCGGATGTCGTCGATGTGCGGGTGCTCGGGGCCATAGGTGTGGTTGAAATGCGCGATCCGGTGAACACGCGCGCGTTGCAGCATTTTTTTGTGGAGCACGGGGTGTGGTTGCGTCCTTTCAACCACCTCATCTACCTCATGCCGCCGTACGTGACTCCCGTGGAAGATGTGGCACAGTTATGCGCCGCCGTTGAAAAGGCTTTGCACATGGGAGTGTATTTGCTGTGA